Genomic DNA from Pygocentrus nattereri isolate fPygNat1 chromosome 11, fPygNat1.pri, whole genome shotgun sequence:
gtcattgtctttCTGCAGGACCACCTTCTGTTGAGCTTCAGTTCATGGATTAATGTCCTAACATTCTCCTATAAAACTTACTGATACATTCCGGAATTCATAGCTCCATTAAATGATGGCAAGCTGTCCTGGTCTAATACCAGCAAACTGCCCCAAACTGTGATActcccaccaccatgtttctaAGTTCAGTCATGGTTCTTATGCTGGAAGTGTTCGGTTTTATTCAATGTTATATTTCTTGTTTGAGCCACAAAGATCCATTTTCCATCCACATGTCATTATTTCAGTCATCTTCTGGCTCATCCAGGTTGTCTTCAGGAATCTTTATACAGGCAGAAATGTTCTTCTTGGAGAGTAATGGCTTTCTCCATCCTATCATTCCATACATACTCTTCCTCTTCAGTGTTTGCTTGATGATGGACTCATGAACTCTGACATTACCCAGTGTAAGAGGGCCTGCAGGTTCTCAGACATATCCTGAGATTCTTCGTGATCTACCAGAATATTATGTATCTTAGTCATGGAGTCATTTTCTGTTGGATCACCACTCCAGTGAAGGATAACAGTGGTGTTGAATTGGTCTGACAGTGGATCTGTGAAAACAAActcatcagaaaatgttttgaacTTCTTCCAGTCTAATCAACACTGACATGTTTTTCTGAGATCCTCAGAAATCTCTTTTGGCTGAGACATGGCATACACTGTTCTTTTAAATAGAGTAGAGACATTCACACTCAAACCTGATTGTCCAATTGATTGAACCTCCTGACCATATCCAACAAAATCCTGACCTGACATTCATAGAGCATTTTAAAGGGTCATTTGAGTAAATCACCATGTCCATGATTTGGCCATCTCTTTGTAGATGAATCACAGGTATCCTAGCTACAGTTTCAAGTctatgggcctcattcacccatgagttttttctgacatttgttCTTGATGAAGGTTCTAAGAGAAAgattcagattcatgacatgatCATAAAGCCCAGTTCTCAcctctgtgctcttgagtgtgtgcagattctgttcttaccaaAGAGCAAATCCCAAATAAAACACTGGTGGGTGACAGAATCTTCAAtaaactgtgtaagtgggtttaagaagaaatttcggtaacactttctatgaatccGGTatctataatgcattataagtgcatttataaacagctaTAAAGCATTCTTAGGGCTTTATAATGTTTGACATAAGCATTTGTAACTGTACATTAGTGTTCATAATTACACACATAACATGCTGTAAGAGCACATTATAAGGCTTTATAGCACTATAATGCTATAAAGTGCTATAATGACctataatatatacatgttcCTGTTCTCTATATTGGTGAGACCAGCATCATAAAGTTTTATAACAACTGCTTTGTTTATTCTCATAATGCTTTATAAAGATTCACAGTGAGAACCCCATTCTCATTGGCGTAATGCAGATTGTAGGTAAGGTGATGTTATTGAACAGCTCTATATGAACTTATAACAACTTATAAAGCACTATAAGCGCTCCTTACAGACTGTAGGTAAAGTGATGTTATTCATCAGCTCTATATGAACTTATAACAACTTATAAAGCACTATAAGCACTCCTTACAGACTGTAGGTAGAGTGATGTTATTGATCAGCTCTATATGAACTTATAACAACTTATAAAGCACTATAAGCGCTCCTTACAGACTGTAGGTAAAGTGATGTTATTGATCAGCTCTATATGAACGTATTACAACTTGTAACTCACTATAAACGCTCCTTACAGACTTTAAGTAAAGTAGGATTGCCATATGTAAGAATGCCTAAACAGAAGAGTAAAAAAATCACACGTTTCTACGGTGAACAGGTCATCATTTATtgatgatttacattaaaaatgatttacatcAAACAGGCACTAAAGGGCCTGAAAGACACCAGGTGCTGCTATCGCAAGCTCAGGAATTGGTGATGTCCTGGAGATGGTACTGCGATCCACCCCCACTTTCTGGAAAGCCTTCTTCATCGAGCCACCTTGGTTAAAGGCATGTACGGCACGCTTGTAACGTATTATTGCTCCGCCAACAgtttttgctaaaaaaaaaaaaaaaaaaaagaatatcttTATTCAGATATGCCACAGAACCACTGCAAAAGTATATTATAATCACTATTACCTCGAGTTCGACCCAGGTCATCTTGCTTTGTTGATCTTGCTTTCGTTCCTTTTGAAGGAGGTTTCATCTCCTCATCATCTGAGTCATCAATAGTTGATGATTCTGTGGAGAGAACTTGGCACAAGATGTTTGGATTTACTAGTCGTCTTTAATTAGGTTATTCCAAATTCAATTTAATCCATACTcaaactgaaattaaataaaaaataataataatgttagtaAGCTGTAGAATTGTTTTTGATAGTTAGAAATGTAATGGTAAAAAAATGCAATACGACTATTTAACTGACCAAAAAAATCAACTGTTATTATACAGTTAAAATctactgaaaatgtttaaaaagtacaACCAGACATACTGAAATCATTTATCCAAGTTGAACCACAGCTGAATGATCATACCAAGCATGTGAATGTCATTAGTAGAGCATAATTACTTTTTGAGAGTTTTAAAGGgtacttttttttcattcatctcATCTGATTGACTATTTATGATAAAATTGGGACATTTCTCGGCtattgttttattacacatgactgcttaaatcatttttcacagaaaaagaaaatcatttaTTGGTACTTGTGATATATTCTACATGTATTATTGAGTGAGTAATAGTTTTCATCTTACCTGCTACCTCATCCCTtgactcctcctcctctgtttcAATAGTCTTCTTTCCTGGGTAGAACAAATCATGTtcacaaaagaacatttaagtATTATAATTAGATCAATGACACTAAAAATTGTTGCATTCAATGTTCTTAATGTCAAATGTGCACATTGGTAATAGATTAATAAAGTATATACCACCAGAAAAATTACTGTTATTCAATgacttttttttgcaataacATTACATGGAACTTTTTCATGCTGAACCAATATATAGTGTCAGATCTGTG
This window encodes:
- the LOC108416243 gene encoding coiled-coil domain-containing protein 106-like encodes the protein SPQQSKAVSPTALHDLQVAKTLLEAEKEKVKSLQETIKHLQADKEFLKDRLSRMTASASSHSRSSSISGSSTGAPKGKGKKTIETEEEESRDEVAVLSTESSTIDDSDDEEMKPPSKGTKARSTKQDDLGRTRAKTVGGAIIRYKRAVHAFNQGGSMKKAFQKVGVDRSTISRTSPIPELAIAAPGVFQAL